A stretch of Pseudomonas sp. LRP2-20 DNA encodes these proteins:
- a CDS encoding pirin family protein, whose product MLQLRPFEGLGHANHGWLDAHHHFSFAEYYDPARMHWGNLRVWNDDLIAAGSGFPPHPHRDMEIITYVREGAITHQDSLGNKGRTEAGDVQVMSAGSGIVHSEYNLEEVDTRIFQIWIVPERTGDAPSWGTRPFPKGERGEGFVTLASGRAGDEDSLQIRTDARLVAATLRAGETAEYRFDAGRRGYLVPAKGLVEVNGLRAKGRDGVAIEQEEVLKVTAIEDSEIVLVDVA is encoded by the coding sequence ATGCTGCAACTGCGACCGTTCGAAGGCCTCGGCCACGCCAACCACGGCTGGCTTGACGCTCACCACCACTTCTCGTTCGCCGAATACTACGACCCGGCGCGCATGCACTGGGGCAACCTGCGGGTCTGGAACGACGACCTGATCGCTGCCGGCAGCGGCTTCCCGCCGCACCCGCACCGCGACATGGAAATCATCACCTATGTGCGTGAAGGCGCCATTACCCACCAGGACAGCCTGGGCAACAAAGGCCGTACCGAGGCTGGCGACGTGCAGGTGATGAGTGCCGGTAGCGGCATCGTGCACAGCGAGTACAACCTCGAAGAGGTCGATACCCGCATCTTCCAGATCTGGATCGTGCCGGAGCGTACTGGTGATGCGCCGTCGTGGGGGACCCGCCCGTTCCCGAAAGGTGAGCGCGGCGAAGGCTTCGTGACCCTGGCCAGTGGCCGTGCCGGTGATGAAGACAGCCTGCAGATCCGTACCGACGCACGGTTGGTGGCCGCGACGCTGCGCGCTGGCGAAACCGCCGAATACCGCTTCGACGCCGGGCGCCGGGGTTACCTGGTGCCGGCCAAGGGGCTGGTGGAGGTCAATGGGCTGCGTGCCAAGGGCCGGGATGGGGTGGCGATCGAGCAGGAGGAAGTGCTCAAGGTCACCGCGATCGAGGACAGCGAAATCGTCCTGGTCGATGTCGCGTAA
- a CDS encoding UvrD-helicase domain-containing protein, with protein sequence MANEQPQALAELTPPAQLPWFRRLAARLLGRGLNRLQAQHRESWNLGHAQGYEAGRQVLVIRDSRPDTAAVPDRDDNLFDDWRLPLTAELKKRFKADVAQRLPGEAQPSAAQWKLIFSDTPSTCVVAGAGAGKSTSLVLRILLLRHYLGYELDAMTVVTFTRESRKDFIKRLVQVFALWQLDLQPAKARELVRTFHSRILPLVRSLPGFGQVRAFETLGNEMPAGREAEADSNPFDLRLNDAQRQQLNQCYSQLLGQSPRFAEIVATLRREALQLKPLDPDHPDVQKRVQVTQLAAQRDEELCDVIEDLWFAAGAWPIKGIEPCRETVQIRGSRFHVHGRLEGLDAWVVLGFDPAESAQYQRPGAKLAVRAEWAVKRTLLQAFCDKPLIWLDNYAMARRLAASLAGDAVAGPGFEYKVKGELAPAPLLDAFVGAANFIENLGLEVNPAVAAMSFPSGDPDALFFEALALYWKALEAHLLDQSPPVMSYNRMFALFGENNPENLQLLPDSLLRPLAHLMIDEFQDVSPQIVSWLRASLAEIRRRGPAMHTGRNAQHSSLMCVGDDWQSIYGWRGSSPKYFMEFTKAFPSPANTRVMLVDNYRCQQQVIDAAEHLVKGTPAIAGKKARASGPAAELPGAPVRVFDRDEAALGQTLIEHYQRGESVMMLYRKGSDKALMNEHLHSVLNAEAQLPAEQRRLRQLTYHSAKGLQADAVFMLGDCQYLTSSPYKNQVYQQAGLGKAGDAQPFDTAQKEEVQRLAYVAVTRAVRHCYWHVEAANGDAAAAPRASSQVDGRQAFFEDLRGQ encoded by the coding sequence GTGGCCAACGAGCAACCCCAGGCCCTCGCCGAACTGACCCCGCCCGCCCAATTGCCCTGGTTTCGCCGCCTGGCTGCCCGCTTGCTGGGCCGTGGCCTGAACCGCCTGCAGGCGCAACATCGCGAATCCTGGAACCTCGGCCACGCACAGGGTTATGAAGCCGGTCGCCAGGTTTTGGTGATCCGCGATTCACGGCCGGATACCGCCGCCGTGCCCGACCGGGACGACAACCTCTTCGATGACTGGCGCCTGCCCCTGACTGCGGAGCTGAAAAAGCGCTTCAAGGCCGACGTTGCCCAGCGCCTGCCTGGCGAGGCCCAGCCCAGCGCGGCGCAGTGGAAGCTGATCTTCAGCGACACGCCGTCCACCTGCGTGGTGGCCGGTGCCGGGGCGGGCAAGTCGACCTCGCTGGTGCTGCGCATCCTGCTGCTGCGCCACTACCTGGGCTACGAGCTGGACGCGATGACCGTGGTCACCTTCACCCGTGAGTCGCGCAAGGATTTCATCAAGCGCCTGGTGCAGGTGTTCGCCCTCTGGCAGCTTGACCTGCAACCGGCCAAGGCGCGCGAGCTGGTGCGCACCTTCCATTCGCGGATCCTGCCGCTGGTGCGCAGCCTGCCGGGTTTCGGCCAGGTGCGCGCGTTCGAGACCCTGGGCAACGAGATGCCGGCTGGCCGCGAGGCCGAGGCCGACAGCAACCCGTTCGACCTGCGCCTGAACGATGCCCAGCGCCAGCAGCTCAACCAGTGCTACAGCCAGTTGCTCGGGCAAAGCCCGCGCTTCGCCGAGATCGTCGCCACCTTGCGCCGCGAGGCCCTGCAACTCAAGCCGCTGGACCCGGACCACCCGGATGTGCAGAAGCGCGTGCAGGTCACCCAGCTGGCCGCCCAGCGTGACGAAGAACTGTGCGACGTGATCGAAGACCTGTGGTTCGCCGCTGGCGCCTGGCCGATCAAGGGTATCGAGCCCTGCCGCGAAACGGTCCAGATCCGCGGCAGCCGCTTCCATGTGCATGGCCGCCTGGAAGGCCTCGATGCCTGGGTGGTGCTGGGCTTCGACCCGGCGGAAAGTGCCCAGTATCAACGGCCCGGCGCCAAGCTGGCGGTGCGTGCCGAGTGGGCGGTCAAGCGCACCTTGTTGCAGGCGTTCTGCGACAAGCCGCTGATCTGGCTCGACAACTACGCCATGGCCCGGCGCCTGGCCGCCTCACTGGCCGGCGATGCCGTGGCCGGGCCCGGTTTCGAGTACAAGGTCAAGGGCGAGCTGGCCCCGGCACCGCTGCTCGATGCCTTTGTCGGCGCCGCCAACTTCATCGAGAACCTGGGCCTTGAGGTGAACCCGGCCGTGGCGGCCATGAGCTTCCCGTCCGGCGATCCCGATGCGTTGTTCTTCGAGGCGTTGGCCCTGTACTGGAAAGCCCTGGAGGCGCACCTGCTCGACCAGTCGCCACCGGTGATGAGCTACAACCGCATGTTCGCCCTGTTCGGCGAGAACAACCCGGAAAACCTGCAGTTGCTGCCCGACTCGCTGCTCAGGCCGCTGGCGCACCTGATGATCGATGAGTTCCAGGACGTTTCGCCTCAAATCGTCAGCTGGCTGCGCGCCAGCCTTGCGGAAATCCGCCGCCGTGGCCCGGCCATGCATACCGGGCGCAATGCCCAGCACTCATCGCTGATGTGTGTGGGCGACGACTGGCAGTCGATCTATGGCTGGCGCGGCAGTTCGCCGAAGTATTTCATGGAGTTCACCAAGGCCTTCCCGTCACCGGCCAACACCCGCGTGATGCTGGTCGACAACTACCGCTGCCAGCAGCAGGTGATCGATGCCGCCGAGCACCTGGTGAAGGGCACGCCGGCCATTGCCGGCAAAAAGGCGCGGGCCAGTGGGCCGGCCGCCGAGCTGCCGGGCGCGCCCGTACGGGTCTTCGACCGTGACGAGGCGGCGCTGGGCCAGACGCTGATCGAGCATTACCAGCGCGGCGAGTCGGTGATGATGCTGTACCGCAAGGGCAGCGACAAAGCCCTGATGAACGAGCACCTGCACAGCGTCCTGAACGCCGAAGCCCAGTTGCCCGCCGAGCAACGGCGCCTGCGCCAACTGACCTACCATAGCGCCAAAGGCTTGCAGGCCGATGCCGTGTTCATGCTGGGCGATTGCCAGTACCTGACCAGCTCGCCCTACAAGAACCAGGTGTACCAGCAGGCCGGCCTGGGCAAGGCCGGTGATGCACAGCCGTTCGACACTGCGCAGAAGGAGGAGGTGCAGCGCCTGGCCTATGTGGCGGTGACCCGCGCTGTCAGGCACTGCTATTGGCATGTCGAGGCGGCCAATGGTGACGCGGCGGCAGCGCCGCGTGCGTCCAGCCAGGTGGATGGGCGGCAGGCCTTCTTCGAAGACCTGCGTGGTCAATAG
- the pgm gene encoding phosphoglucomutase (alpha-D-glucose-1,6-bisphosphate-dependent) — protein MTLSPLAGKPAPASVLVDITRLLTAYYTGRPDAAVAAQRVAFGTSGHRGSSFDLSFNEFHVLAITQAICLYRQEKAIDGPLFIGADTHALSAPAAASALEVLAANGVQVMLSKDDEYTPTPAVSHAILCYNRGRSQGLADGIVITPSHNPPQSGGFKYNPPNGGPADSDVTKWIEAKANELLAAGLAGVKRMEHAQALQAATTQRHDYVANYVADLENVIDFDVIRGANLRLGVDPLGGAGVRYWSAIAERYQLNLEVVNTEVDPTFRFMCVDWDGQIRMDPSSPYAMQGLIGLRERFDVAFACDPDHDRHGIVTPDGLLQPNNYLAVAIDYLYRHRPQWRSDAAVGKTVVSSGLIDRVTQALGRKLFEVPVGFKFFAQGLFEGSLGFGGEESAGASFLRKDGSVWATDKDGLIPALLAAEMTARTGRNPSQAYNDLTDKLGKPFSTRVEAKADARQKAALSKLAPEQVKSTELAGEPIVQILSHAPGNGQAIGGLKVMTANGWFAARPSGTEDIYKIYAESFVDEAHLKRLVEEAQVLVDAAIA, from the coding sequence ATGACGCTCAGTCCTTTGGCAGGCAAGCCGGCTCCGGCCAGCGTGCTGGTCGATATTACCCGCCTGCTCACCGCTTACTACACCGGCCGCCCTGACGCCGCCGTGGCGGCCCAGCGCGTGGCCTTCGGCACTTCGGGGCATCGGGGCAGCTCGTTCGACCTGAGCTTCAACGAGTTCCATGTGCTGGCGATTACCCAGGCCATCTGCCTGTACCGCCAGGAAAAAGCCATCGATGGCCCGCTGTTTATCGGCGCTGACACCCACGCGCTGTCTGCGCCAGCTGCGGCCAGTGCGCTGGAAGTGCTGGCCGCCAATGGCGTGCAGGTGATGCTCTCCAAGGACGACGAATACACCCCGACGCCGGCGGTGTCCCATGCCATCCTCTGCTACAACCGTGGCCGCAGCCAGGGCCTGGCCGATGGCATCGTCATCACCCCGTCGCACAACCCGCCACAAAGCGGTGGTTTCAAGTACAACCCGCCCAACGGCGGCCCGGCCGACAGCGATGTGACCAAGTGGATCGAGGCCAAGGCCAACGAACTGCTGGCCGCCGGCCTTGCCGGGGTCAAGCGCATGGAACATGCCCAGGCGTTGCAAGCTGCCACCACCCAGCGCCATGACTACGTGGCCAACTACGTGGCCGATCTGGAAAATGTCATCGACTTCGACGTCATTCGTGGCGCCAACCTGCGCCTGGGCGTCGATCCGCTGGGCGGGGCAGGGGTGCGCTACTGGTCGGCGATCGCCGAGCGCTACCAGCTGAACCTGGAAGTGGTGAACACCGAAGTCGACCCGACTTTCCGCTTCATGTGCGTGGACTGGGACGGCCAGATCCGCATGGACCCATCCTCGCCTTACGCAATGCAAGGCCTGATCGGCCTGCGCGAGCGTTTCGACGTGGCCTTCGCCTGCGACCCGGACCACGACCGCCACGGCATCGTCACGCCAGACGGCTTGCTGCAGCCGAACAACTACCTGGCGGTGGCCATCGACTACCTGTACCGCCACCGTCCGCAATGGCGCAGCGACGCAGCGGTGGGCAAGACCGTGGTGTCCAGCGGCCTGATTGATCGCGTCACCCAGGCCTTGGGCCGCAAGCTGTTCGAAGTGCCGGTGGGCTTCAAGTTCTTCGCCCAGGGGCTGTTCGAAGGTTCGCTGGGCTTTGGCGGCGAAGAAAGCGCTGGCGCATCGTTCCTGCGCAAGGACGGCTCGGTCTGGGCCACCGACAAGGACGGCCTGATCCCGGCCTTGCTGGCAGCCGAGATGACTGCACGCACCGGGCGCAACCCGAGCCAGGCCTACAACGACCTGACCGACAAGCTTGGCAAGCCATTCTCCACCCGCGTCGAGGCCAAGGCCGATGCACGGCAGAAAGCGGCGCTCAGCAAGCTGGCACCGGAGCAGGTGAAGTCGACCGAATTGGCCGGTGAGCCGATCGTGCAGATCCTCAGCCATGCGCCGGGCAATGGCCAGGCGATCGGTGGCTTGAAGGTGATGACCGCCAACGGCTGGTTCGCCGCGCGGCCATCGGGCACCGAAGACATCTACAAGATCTACGCCGAGAGCTTTGTCGACGAGGCGCACCTCAAGCGCCTGGTGGAAGAGGCGCAGGTGCTGGTGGATGCGGCGATTGCCTGA
- a CDS encoding ATP-dependent DNA helicase, translating to MSYRVAVRALCEFSAKVGDLDLRFTPSPTAQEGIEGHRRVVARRAAGYEAEVALEGEYQGLLVRGRADGYDPAANRLEEIKTYRGDLARQPANHRQLHWAQAKVYAWLLCQARQLAAIEVALVYLDVDTDSQTLISEHYRAEALQHFFEVQCQRFLAWAQAQQQRLAERDQGLQALGFPYPQFRQGQRQLAETLYKAVSTGRCLMAQASTGIGKTLGTLFPLLKAMVPQQLDKVFFLTAKTPGRALALDALGQISAGTPQPALRTLELIARDKACEYPDKACHGESCPLAQGFYDRLPAAREAAALRPMLDRAGLREVALAHQVCPYYLGQEMARWVDVLVADYNYYFDAHALLFSLTQLNQWRVAVLVDEAHNLVERGRGMYSASLDQGQLLALRQSKPQGLGSALDRLNRQWNALYKAQQAPYQASEQLPEAFLRALQQCIGLIQERMNEKPAEVDAQVLQFFYQALQFSRVAELFDEHFLFDVSLREGPRKRRLASLCLRNVTPARLLAPRMQAARSVTLFSATLSPRHFYTDLLGMPADTAWLEVAAPFRAEQLEVRIASQISTRYRERQASLAPIAELIADQYQRQPGNYLAFFSSFEYLQQVASLLAERFPGIPLWAQAPGMDETARQAFLDRFVANGQGVGFAVLGGAFGEGVDLPGTRLIGAFVATLGLPQVNPVNEQFKQRLGRQFGAGFDYAYLYPGVRKVIQAAGRVIRGDQDRGVLVLIDERFAEQRVQQMFPAWWQVAVK from the coding sequence GTGAGCTATCGCGTGGCGGTGCGGGCGTTGTGCGAGTTCAGCGCCAAGGTCGGTGACCTGGACCTGCGCTTTACCCCGTCACCCACGGCTCAGGAAGGTATCGAAGGGCACCGCCGGGTAGTCGCCCGGCGCGCTGCGGGCTATGAGGCGGAAGTCGCTCTCGAGGGCGAGTATCAGGGCCTGCTGGTGCGCGGGCGCGCCGATGGCTATGACCCGGCCGCCAATCGCCTGGAAGAGATCAAGACCTACCGCGGTGACCTGGCGCGGCAGCCGGCCAACCACCGTCAGTTGCACTGGGCCCAGGCCAAGGTCTATGCCTGGCTGCTGTGCCAGGCGCGGCAGTTGGCGGCCATCGAGGTGGCATTGGTCTACCTGGACGTCGACACCGACAGCCAGACGCTGATCAGTGAGCACTATCGCGCCGAGGCGTTGCAGCACTTCTTCGAAGTGCAGTGCCAACGGTTTCTCGCCTGGGCCCAGGCTCAGCAACAGCGCCTTGCCGAGCGCGACCAGGGTTTGCAGGCACTGGGCTTTCCTTACCCGCAGTTTCGCCAGGGCCAGCGGCAACTGGCCGAAACCTTGTACAAGGCGGTCAGCACCGGGCGCTGCCTGATGGCCCAGGCCAGCACTGGCATCGGCAAGACCCTCGGCACCTTGTTCCCGCTGCTCAAGGCCATGGTCCCGCAGCAGCTGGACAAGGTGTTTTTCCTCACGGCCAAGACCCCGGGCCGGGCGCTGGCGCTGGACGCGCTGGGCCAGATCAGCGCGGGCACGCCGCAGCCGGCCTTGCGCACCCTCGAGCTGATCGCCCGCGACAAGGCCTGCGAATACCCGGACAAAGCCTGCCATGGCGAGTCCTGCCCGTTGGCCCAAGGCTTTTACGACCGCCTGCCTGCCGCACGCGAGGCGGCGGCGTTGCGGCCTATGCTCGATCGCGCCGGCTTGCGCGAAGTGGCGTTGGCGCACCAGGTCTGCCCGTACTACCTCGGGCAGGAAATGGCCCGTTGGGTGGACGTCCTGGTGGCCGATTACAACTATTACTTCGACGCCCATGCCTTGCTGTTCAGCCTGACCCAGCTCAACCAATGGCGGGTGGCCGTGCTGGTGGACGAGGCGCACAACCTGGTCGAGCGCGGTCGTGGCATGTACAGCGCCAGCCTCGACCAGGGCCAGTTGCTCGCCTTGCGCCAGAGCAAACCGCAAGGGCTCGGCAGCGCCCTGGACCGGCTCAATCGGCAGTGGAACGCGCTGTACAAGGCGCAGCAGGCCCCGTACCAGGCCAGTGAGCAGCTGCCGGAGGCCTTTCTGCGGGCCCTGCAACAGTGTATCGGGCTGATCCAGGAACGCATGAACGAAAAACCCGCCGAGGTCGATGCCCAGGTGTTGCAGTTTTTCTACCAGGCGCTGCAGTTCAGCCGCGTGGCCGAGCTGTTCGATGAGCATTTCCTGTTCGATGTCAGCCTGCGTGAAGGCCCGCGCAAGCGACGTTTGGCCAGCCTGTGCCTGCGCAATGTCACCCCGGCCCGGCTGCTTGCGCCGCGCATGCAGGCGGCGCGCAGTGTGACGCTGTTTTCCGCCACCTTGAGCCCACGGCATTTCTATACCGACCTGCTCGGCATGCCGGCCGATACCGCCTGGCTGGAGGTGGCGGCACCGTTTCGCGCCGAGCAGCTGGAGGTGCGCATCGCCAGCCAGATCTCGACCCGCTACCGCGAACGCCAGGCGTCACTGGCGCCGATCGCCGAGCTGATTGCCGACCAGTATCAGCGCCAGCCCGGCAACTACCTGGCGTTCTTCAGCAGCTTCGAATACCTGCAGCAGGTTGCCAGCCTGCTCGCCGAACGTTTTCCTGGTATCCCGCTGTGGGCCCAGGCGCCAGGCATGGACGAAACCGCGCGCCAGGCCTTTCTCGATCGCTTCGTGGCAAACGGGCAGGGGGTGGGCTTTGCCGTGCTCGGCGGGGCATTCGGCGAGGGCGTCGACTTGCCTGGCACGCGCCTGATCGGGGCCTTTGTCGCCACCCTCGGGCTGCCCCAGGTCAACCCGGTCAACGAACAGTTCAAGCAGCGCCTGGGTCGGCAGTTTGGCGCCGGTTTCGACTACGCCTACCTGTACCCCGGCGTGCGCAAGGTCATCCAGGCCGCCGGGCGGGTCATTCGTGGCGACCAGGACCGTGGCGTGCTGGTGCTGATCGACGAACGTTTCGCCGAACAACGGGTACAACAGATGTTCCCCGCCTGGTGGCAGGTGGCCGTTAAATAA